From one Mytilus edulis chromosome 1, xbMytEdul2.2, whole genome shotgun sequence genomic stretch:
- the LOC139488089 gene encoding choline dehydrogenase, mitochondrial-like — MLFHRRLLGFSKCIRKDICSNRGQNVILRMLLNEWCNKLSHRGISTGKRLTDTELVIFDKDGTIICFHTMWAPWSRELAVKVQKATGLSIDDKIYKTIGFCPVSDKMLPGLFAEGTALHSKIELAKLLNSHGVPEQESMKIIENIWTEGEHKKYLKAVGNPKWVFETLIDHGIKVAVCTSDNREGTEAVLTELDLDRYISRLMCGNDHDSVPKPAPDNALRICKELNVDPLKTVMVGDTKADVQMSQNADLGLMIGVLSGVGKKEDLHGSDHVIDDIDGIFPLIMNIPEKDKNRYVHHVKENRFSDSNVIRKQKFSTYARNYPIGLSNPFSKLSSKKYSTHSGSNTYDYVIVGAGSAGCVLANRLSENKNNSVLLLEAGPKDNSWKIHMPAALMYNLYDDKYNWYYNTEPEPGTNNRVMYWPRGRVWGGSSSLNAMVYIRGNALDYDNWETLGAESWSYSDCLPYFRKAQCHQLGGNDYRGGKGPLNVSRGTSKNPLFQAFIDAGMQAGYPLTDDMNGYQQEGVGWMDMTIHYGKRWSTASAYLRPVLRRGNLTTEVEAFTKRILFEKQRAVGIEFEHNGESRKVYANKEVILSAGAINSPQLLMLSGVGNADDLRKLDIPVVQHLPGVGQNLQDHLDVRVQYELTQPISLYKYQWKYPINMITAGLQWFSTYSGDAATAHFESGGFIRSKPGVTHPDIQFHFVPTGVDDHGRKMLDRHACQMHVGTMRPTSRGHVSLKTKNFKDHPKIVANYLSTQEDIEDMRASIRLSREIFQQKAFEPFVGDEINPGKNVQSDAEIDEYVRRTADTNYHPSCTCKMGHSSDEMAVVNSQTKVFGLEGLRVVDASIMPAMISGNLNGPTIMIAEKASDIIMGNKPLPKSEVPVFRPQTLEAQR; from the exons ATGTTGTTCCACAGAAGGCTTCTCGGTTTCAGTAAATGCATCAGAAAAGACATATGCAGCAACCGGG GTCAAAATGTTATTCTTCGTATGCTATTAAATGAATGGTGCAACAAACTGTCACACAGAGGCATTTCTACTGGCAAAAGGTTAACAGATACAGAACTAGTTATATTTGACAAAGATGGaacaattatatgttttcatACAATGTGGGCACCATGGTCGAGGGAACTCGCTGTAAA agtACAAAAAGCAACTGGATTGAGCATAGATGACAAAATTTATAAGACCATTGGTTTTTGTCCCGTTTCAGACAAAATGCTCCCGGGATTGTTCGCCGAAGGAACAGCATTGCATTCTAAAATTGAACTCGCCAAACTTTTGAATAGCCATGGAGTACCAGAACAAGAATCAATGAAAATAATCGAAAATATTTGGACAGAAGGTGAACACAAGAAATATTTGAAGGCTGTTGGAAACCCAAAATGGGTATTTGAAACTTTAATCGATCATGGGATCAAGGTAGCAGTATGCACTTCTGACAACAGAGAAGGAACTGAAGCGGTTCTTACAGAACTTGACCTCGATAGATACATAAGCCGGTTGATGTGTGGAAATGACCACGACAGTGTGCCTAAACCTGCGCCTGACAATGCGCTTAGAATATGCAAGGAACTTAATGTTGATCCACTTAAGACTGTGATGGTAGGCGATACGAAAGCTGATGTACAAATGTCACAGAACGCTGATCTTGGTTTGATGATAGGTGTTTTGAGTGGTGTCGGTAAAAAAGAGGATCTACACGGTTCTGACCACGTTATTGATGATATAGATGGAATATTTCCTTTAATTATGAATATTCCAGAGAAAGACAAGAATCGATATGTTCATCATGTAAAAGAAAATCGTTTCAGTGATTCAAATGTAATAAGAAAGCAAAAATTTTCTACATATGCACGAAATTACCCAATAGGTCTTTCAAATCCTTTTTCGAAATTATCGAGTAAAAAGTACAGTACACATTCTGGTAGCAATACATATGATTATGTGATTGTCGGGGCTGGATCTGCAGGATGTGTTCTAGCTAACCGATTgtcagaaaacaaaaataattcagTACTGCTTTTAGAAGCTGGTCCCAAAGATAACTCTTGGAAAATACATATGCCAGCTGCATTAATGTACAATCTTTATGACGACAAATATAACTGGTACTACAACACAGAACCAGAGCCCGGTACTAATAACCGTGTTATGTACTGGCCTAGAGGAAGAGTTTGGGGCGGATCGTCATCTCTCAATGCAATGGTTTATATTAGAGGAAATGCATTAGATTATGATAATTGGGAAACGTTAGGAGCAGAATCCTGGTCGTATTCCGATTGTTTGCCCTATTTCCGGAAGGCTCAATGTCATCAACTTGGTGGGAATGATTACAGAGGGGGGAAGGGACCCCTGAATGTGAGTCGTGGTACCTCTAAAAATCCACTATTTCAAGCGTTTATTGATGCAGGCATGCAGGCTGGATATCCTTTAACTGATGATATGAATGGGTACCAGCAAGAAGGGGTTGGTTGGATGGACATGACAATTCACTACGGTAAACGTTGGAGTACAGCTTCTGCTTATCTAAGACCGGTACTTAGGCGGGGAAACCTAACGACAGAAGTCGAGGCTTTTACAAAGAggattttatttgaaaaacaaagagCAGTTGGGATTGAATTTGAACATAATGGGGAATCGAGAAAGGTTTACGCGAACAAAGAAGTCATATTAAGTGCAGGAGCTATTAATTCGCCTCAGTTGTTAATGCTTTCTGGAGTTGGAAACGCAGATGATTTGAGAAAACTTGATATACCAGTGGTCCAACATTTGCCAGGAGTGGGACAAAATCTCCAAGATCACTTAGATGTACGTGTACAATATGAATTGACACAGCCAATATCACTTTATAAATACCAATGGAAGTATCCCATTAACATGATAACTGCAGGATTACAATGGTTTTCGACGTACTCCGGGGACGCAGCTACTGCTCATTTTGAATCTGGTGGATTCATCCGCAGTAAACCAGGTGTAACACATCCAGATATTCAATTCCATTTCGTTCCCACGGGTGTGGATGATCATGGTAGAAAAATGTTAGACAGACACGCCTGTCAGATGCATGTTGGAACCATGAGACCAACTAGCCGAGGACATGtttcattgaaaacaaaaaactttaaGGATCATCCTAAAATTGTTGCAAATTATTTATCAACTCAGGAAGATATTGAAGACATGCGGGCATCTATAAGACTATCTCGAGAGATATTCCAACAGAAGGCATTTGAACCATTCGTCGGAGATGAAATTAACCCTGGCAAAAATGTTCAAAGTGATGCTGAGATTGACGAATACGTTAGAAGAACGGCTGATACCAACTATCATCCATCCTGTACTTGTAAAATGGGACATTCCTCAGACGAAATGGCTGTGGTTAATTCACAAACTAAAGTATTTGGTTTAGAGGGATTGCGAGTAGTAGATGCATCCATAATGCCTGCAATGATAAGCGGAAATTTAAATGGACCCACAATAATGATTGCGGAAAAAGCATCGGACATTATCATGGGAAATAAACCACTTCCAAAGTCAGAAGTACCTGTTTTTAGGCCTCAAACTTTAGAAGCACAGAGATAA